The Aspergillus fumigatus Af293 chromosome 3, whole genome shotgun sequence region gtggaggcggcggaatAGAGGGGGTCGTTCGCTCCTGTGCATCTTATGACATTGAACCATGCGGAATGCCAGGAAGGAGACTTTTGTGACTGTGCGATTCTTGGTAATCGTGTCTTCTGCCATTCTCTGAATATTCGGACGGCAGGGCGTTCGGAATGTGGACTAGGGCGCGACAACTCTCTGAGGTTTGAAACAGCCGGATGGTCAAGCCTGTCCATTCTTTCCGGTGCGATCTGTCCTCCCCGAGGACAAGGGGCTGAAGCTTGTTTCCGTCATCTTCTATGGGCTATGTGATTTCGATTATTCGTTAAGTCGGTGCTCGAGCATTTCCAGTCACTGCGGTGTTGTCAGAAATCTCCAGCATCCACCGGCGGTTCAAGGTATCAAGGGCAGACGAAACTGTCAGCGCAAAATGACGAGTTCGTTCATATGGTAAACCTTGATTATACAACAGAGTGGCCAAGCCCACAAGAATATATACCTCCCATAACGCGAATTGACAACCAATTTCCCAGATCTGAAAACAGAAAGCAATCACGCCGATCCCATTCCTACCCAGTCGTCCAATTTTGAACTTAATGTCGTCACTGTCGTCAAAAATCGAGTTATGCAAGCGCATTGGCCGCCGTACAGACCGCTAGTTGTCATCGTTGAAGGTGTATTTCTTCGCTGCTCGTCGGTACTCATCGGGATAtgccttctccgccttgtATTTCAATGCACTAGAAGCGCCATTTCTGTCAGCATCCTCTACAAATCACCATAGACACTGACCTCCGCAATTGCgccttgctgctggccatGTAGCGTGTGCCAAGAATATGCACAATGGCGGAGCGCGGCGGGAATCGAAATCCGCTTCGGCGGAGCGGAAATCGACGACGATCATAACACATGGAAGAGTCACAGGGAGAAAATGGCTGAAGACTTACTTCACACGTTTTTGAGTCCACTCAAGATCACTCTTGGTCTCTCGAGCAATTTTGATTCCTTCTGAAAAGTTTGCGCGGACGCCCTTGAGACGGCGCTGAGCGAGGGCTTGTAATTCGAGAAGCTCTCGCTGCTTTGCGTTGAGCTGGCCGGATCTGTTTTATAAACGACATCAGCACCGGCCGTGCAAATATGACACGCGACTGAGTTTTCTGTTGGGTTATACTCACGTTTGCGCTTGCTTTGCAAGTCCTCGATCCAATGGGGTCGGGTCGAAAACATCCTGCATACGGTCACTCAGAACTTCCACGACGTCAATACCTGAGTAAGACGCCGAGCTTGACTCATAGTCGCCGCTGAGAGCACCGCTGCCGTAACTGAAACCAGAGACACGGCTTCCCGTGGTGGTGCTAGTGTCAGAAATGTCTGGGGGCGATCCAGAGATCCGACTGATTGGAAAGAGGCTGGCCGGAGCCGGTGCTTTTGATGGCACATTGATAGGGAGAGCAGCATGCTGGTAACGCTGGGTAGCCATTCTGATATGATGGGTCTCTCAACAAGAAAGGATAGATTGGAGGTTGTGCAAGGCAGAATAGCGAGGAGTGGACCACGAAGGCGAGTACAAAGGATACTTGATGCACAAGGAGAACTTTGCTTGCTCAAAGGTGTAGAGATGTGATATGAGTAAGATCAGGGAGGAGTATGGTCAAGTCAGGCTTGAAGAACAGGACCTGGGATGAAGGAatggaaagggaagaaggaggaagattcatgatgaaagaaaagatgaggGTATTTATAGCCCTCGACGGAAGGTCATCCATCCGGTGGAAGACCTATTGAGGAAGCCCATTGCCCAtggagaaggggaaaagggGGGTGGGGAGacgtcgaggatgatgtgATGGCGGATTGGAGATTTTAGGCATTTGTCCCTTTCTGGaatctcttctccttgtcccCCTCAACCTTCGACCTTCcaactcttcttcttcccccaATCCTAACCTCCCAATTCCGCCTGTTACTCAATCTCTGGCCGCCAATTCGCTCCTGTTCCCGAGACGACCCCGCTTAGGGTGGAAAGACGAAACTCAAGAGAGGAGATTCCGATACACGGAGACTGGCCCAGCCTTCTTAATACCCCATACGGATCACCTCCCACTTGTCTGTGGCAACAATACAATCGGGCATTCAAATTCTATGATAATCAATTTTCCACTGTGTGTCTTCGGCTGCATTGGAGGCAGCGGGAGTGCAGGCCAGAGTAATGTGTGACTTGAGGTTATAAAGATGCCAACTTCCGTGATCTGAGTGGAAGCTCCGACTAGTTTCCTCCTACCTTTTTCAACCCCTTCATCTCCCTACCAAAGCTCCAAATTCCCACTCCATACTCgttcttctttttgcttttgaGGAAAACACACTAGCTGTGTCCGTTTTCCATTGCCTGGATCAGTGAAATTTTACATTGCACCAAAATCAGGAGGCTGGGTGGCCGAAAGAACGACATGGATGTCGAGTGACGAGACCCTAATATGGCGAGGGTTGCATGACTACGAGACTGTGAGAACCAGCAGAAACGAAATATTCAACCTGATGCTGCCACCGGGTTTGCCATATTTGCTGCTCATTCGATTTCGAGTGGCAGTCATTGACAATCTAGGGAAAAATATTGCCCATTCGAATGATACAATGTTGCCGTTCATGAAGGAGTGGTGTGTTTGTATATGCGTGGAAAGAAATCCCAATGTGCTTGGAGACGCTCCGGCTCAGCTAATTTTTGCTTGGGAGTTTTTTTTGGTTGTCTCCATTCTTTATATGGTGCCGGCCTTGCCGCTCAGTTAATGTCATATGTCATCCTCTTTTAACTTGAGAATAAAAGCGATAACCGGCTGACGGGGAAACAGGAATCTtcgaaaagaaaataatgGCAATAAGCGTTGGACATCAGTGCATGAATTGACAAAAAGCCGACAATACTCGCGGAATAATTTGTCAGGGATGCCTTATCGAACACCAAGGTGCCTTGCCTCGCTTCCAAACCGGGACTAAGGGTGGCCTCTACTGCGGAGGTTTTCCATCAAAAGATCGTCCAACCAACAAAGTTTGATCCATCTGCTCTCTAGTTCTA contains the following coding sequences:
- a CDS encoding KxDL motif-containing protein; translation: MATQRYQHAALPINVPSKAPAPASLFPISRISGSPPDISDTSTTTGSRVSGFSYGSGALSGDYESSSASYSGIDVVEVLSDRMQDVFDPTPLDRGLAKQAQTSGQLNAKQRELLELQALAQRRLKGVRANFSEGIKIARETKSDLEWTQKRVNALKYKAEKAYPDEYRRAAKKYTFNDDN